In Oreochromis aureus strain Israel breed Guangdong linkage group 15, ZZ_aureus, whole genome shotgun sequence, a single genomic region encodes these proteins:
- the rpl7l1 gene encoding 60S ribosomal protein L7-like 1 isoform X1, with amino-acid sequence MERLDPKRWGRSRYCLLTSFVRDEESTMAESETKKAIKLVPEYLLKKRKAYQAIKATQAKLALLEKRRVTKGKIKFKRLEDFLKESHTQHRDDTRIQRVKQRPAEPLPPAKNKLAFAVRIRQTKGVSPKVMKVIQMMRLRKIFSGTFVKINKTSIAMMKMVEPYVAWGFPNLKSVRELILKRGQTRIGRRRVPLTDNTFIEEHMGKQGIICLEDLIHEIYSVGKNFRAANNFLLPFRLSVARHSIKDKAGLLKDLGNPGYRGTDINVIIRQLN; translated from the exons ATGGAAAGGCTCGACCCGAAACGCTGGGGCAGGTCGAGGTACTGTCTGCTGACGTCATTTGTCCGCGACGAAGAATCTACGATGGCCGAATCAGA GACAAAAAAGGCAATCAAGTTGGTTCCAGAGTATCTTCTGAAAAAGAGGAAGGCATACCAGGCAATCAAAGCCACGCAAGCGAAACTCGCACTGCTCGAGAAGAGAAGG GTGACTAAAGGGAAAATCAAGTTCAAGCGTTTGGAAGATTTCTTAAAGGAAAGCCACACGCAGCATCGGGATGACACCCGCATCCAAAGGGTCAAACAGAGACCAGCTGAACCTCTACCTCCAGCCAAGAACAAGCTTGCCTTCGCTGTCCGCATTAGACA GACTAAAGGCGTCAGTCCTAAAGTGATGAAAGTGATCCAGATGATGAGGCTGAGGAAGATCTTCAGCGGGACCTTTGTCAAAATTAACAAGACCTCCATCGCGATGATGAAGATGGTGGAACCTTATGTGGCATGGGG ATTTCCCAACCTGAAGTCGGTTCGTGAGCTCATTCTGAAGAGAGGTCAGACCAGGATAGGCAGGAGGAGAGTTCCCCTCACAGACAACACCTTCATCGAGGAGCACATGG GTAAACAAGGAATCATCTGCTTGGAGGACCTGATTCATGAGATCTACTCTGTTGGGAAGAACTTTCGAGCTGCCAATAACTTCCTGTTGCCGTTCAGGCTGTCAGTGGCTCGTCACTCCATCAAAGACAAAGCTGGGCTCCTGAAGGACCTGGGAAACCCAGGGTACCGTGGCACAGATATCAATGTAATCATCAGACAGCTGAACTGA
- the rpl7l1 gene encoding 60S ribosomal protein L7-like 1 isoform X2, whose product MMGEKGVSGGAYFHMECIPSVNRRTKKAIKLVPEYLLKKRKAYQAIKATQAKLALLEKRRVTKGKIKFKRLEDFLKESHTQHRDDTRIQRVKQRPAEPLPPAKNKLAFAVRIRQTKGVSPKVMKVIQMMRLRKIFSGTFVKINKTSIAMMKMVEPYVAWGFPNLKSVRELILKRGQTRIGRRRVPLTDNTFIEEHMGKQGIICLEDLIHEIYSVGKNFRAANNFLLPFRLSVARHSIKDKAGLLKDLGNPGYRGTDINVIIRQLN is encoded by the exons ATGATGGGTGAAAAAGGCGTATCTGGAGGAGCTTACTTTCACATGGAGTGTATACCGTCGGTGAACCGAAG GACAAAAAAGGCAATCAAGTTGGTTCCAGAGTATCTTCTGAAAAAGAGGAAGGCATACCAGGCAATCAAAGCCACGCAAGCGAAACTCGCACTGCTCGAGAAGAGAAGG GTGACTAAAGGGAAAATCAAGTTCAAGCGTTTGGAAGATTTCTTAAAGGAAAGCCACACGCAGCATCGGGATGACACCCGCATCCAAAGGGTCAAACAGAGACCAGCTGAACCTCTACCTCCAGCCAAGAACAAGCTTGCCTTCGCTGTCCGCATTAGACA GACTAAAGGCGTCAGTCCTAAAGTGATGAAAGTGATCCAGATGATGAGGCTGAGGAAGATCTTCAGCGGGACCTTTGTCAAAATTAACAAGACCTCCATCGCGATGATGAAGATGGTGGAACCTTATGTGGCATGGGG ATTTCCCAACCTGAAGTCGGTTCGTGAGCTCATTCTGAAGAGAGGTCAGACCAGGATAGGCAGGAGGAGAGTTCCCCTCACAGACAACACCTTCATCGAGGAGCACATGG GTAAACAAGGAATCATCTGCTTGGAGGACCTGATTCATGAGATCTACTCTGTTGGGAAGAACTTTCGAGCTGCCAATAACTTCCTGTTGCCGTTCAGGCTGTCAGTGGCTCGTCACTCCATCAAAGACAAAGCTGGGCTCCTGAAGGACCTGGGAAACCCAGGGTACCGTGGCACAGATATCAATGTAATCATCAGACAGCTGAACTGA